In Ruania zhangjianzhongii, the following proteins share a genomic window:
- a CDS encoding histidine phosphatase family protein: MDGSVDIVLIRHAQSQWNAESRFQGHECAGLSALGHRQAGRLAAALTESFPKVHTVVASDLQRVRETAAPYLAATGRSARYDRRLREIDVGTWAGMSREQVREIHPEQMAALDRGEDLARGGGETFAELRARIWGALTDIAAESIAEQAEIAAPAPVLVFAHGGPLRVAAAAALGLPPMGRRWIVEPANCALSHIRMDLVDASCTSATLVDHDVRLIATTREGVLVDDVA; the protein is encoded by the coding sequence ATGGATGGATCGGTCGACATTGTCCTAATCCGCCATGCGCAGTCGCAGTGGAACGCCGAGTCGCGATTTCAGGGTCATGAGTGCGCGGGTCTGAGTGCTCTCGGCCATCGACAGGCTGGCCGTCTCGCGGCCGCCCTCACCGAGTCCTTCCCGAAGGTGCACACCGTCGTCGCCAGCGACTTGCAGCGCGTGCGGGAGACCGCGGCCCCCTATCTCGCCGCCACCGGGCGCAGTGCACGGTACGACCGCCGTCTACGCGAGATCGACGTCGGCACCTGGGCTGGGATGAGTCGCGAGCAGGTCCGGGAGATTCACCCCGAGCAGATGGCGGCCCTTGATCGCGGCGAGGACCTGGCACGTGGCGGCGGAGAGACTTTCGCGGAGCTGAGGGCTCGGATCTGGGGCGCCCTCACCGATATCGCGGCCGAATCGATCGCTGAACAGGCGGAGATCGCGGCCCCAGCACCGGTCCTCGTTTTCGCACATGGCGGCCCGCTCCGGGTGGCGGCGGCCGCCGCACTCGGGCTCCCGCCGATGGGACGCCGCTGGATAGTCGAACCCGCCAACTGCGCGCTCAGCCACATCCGGATGGACCTGGTCGATGCCTCCTGCACCTCTGCAACGCTCGTCGATCACGACGTCCGTCTGATCGCCACCACCCGAGAAGGAGTTCTCGTCGATGACGTTGCCTGA
- a CDS encoding endonuclease/exonuclease/phosphatase family protein: protein MTLPDDALGTVSFTTMTYNLWGDHFIEERVDALRALFAIRPPDILGTQELTPRLQALLDEALPDHDRVHDDFPGWSTRSNIWWRREMFELIEHGHEDIGILVKHGALFWARLRPRGVPSQELLFSTSHLTFQRNPAELADLRNRRVPQARAAIAELERLSPDGTVIFTADINDVAPAQLEFGLAGYRDCFTALGRHMPPTHPVPASVSLEGVWSPESPIAGAAKGIDVIFARGALAARTAEAVEFFHRGKVASDHMPVVATYTFTG from the coding sequence ATGACGTTGCCTGATGATGCACTCGGGACGGTCAGTTTCACGACCATGACCTACAACCTCTGGGGCGATCACTTCATCGAGGAACGAGTGGACGCCCTCCGAGCGCTGTTCGCCATCCGACCGCCGGACATCCTCGGCACGCAGGAGCTCACCCCTCGCCTCCAGGCTCTCCTCGATGAGGCTCTTCCTGACCACGACCGCGTCCACGACGACTTCCCCGGCTGGTCCACCAGGAGCAATATCTGGTGGCGCCGGGAGATGTTCGAGCTGATCGAGCACGGCCACGAGGACATCGGCATTCTCGTCAAGCACGGCGCGCTCTTCTGGGCACGGTTGCGGCCCAGGGGCGTTCCGTCTCAGGAGCTGCTCTTCTCGACCTCTCACCTCACCTTCCAGCGCAATCCCGCTGAACTCGCCGATCTGCGGAACCGCCGGGTGCCGCAGGCGCGCGCGGCGATCGCTGAACTGGAGCGGCTCTCGCCCGACGGCACGGTGATCTTCACGGCCGATATCAACGACGTCGCCCCCGCCCAGCTCGAATTCGGCCTCGCCGGGTACCGAGACTGCTTCACCGCGCTGGGACGTCACATGCCGCCCACCCACCCGGTTCCCGCATCGGTCAGTCTCGAAGGAGTCTGGAGTCCCGAGTCGCCGATCGCCGGCGCGGCCAAGGGTATCGACGTCATCTTCGCCCGCGGCGCACTGGCGGCCCGTACGGCGGAGGCCGTCGAGTTCTTCCACCGCGGCAAGGTGGCCTCGGACCACATGCCCGTGGTCGCGACCTACACCTTCACTGGCTAG